The window TCATCGGCCACGACCGCGCCAATACTCCGGCCGAGCTGTGCCGCGAACTGTCCATCGACAGCGGCTCGATGACGCGGATGCTCGATCGCCTGGCGCGCAAGGACCTGCTGGTCCGCCAGCCCTGCCAGAACGACCGGCGCAGCGTACGCCTGCACCTCAGCGCGGCCGGCCAGGCAGTGCACGCCCAGTCCCCACAGATCGCCGCGGCGGCGATGAACGAGTTGGTCGGCAGTCTTTCCCGCGAAGAACTGCACACCCTGACCAGCCTGCTCGACAAGATCCTGCATGCACACGGCGTGCTACCCATCGATCGGGCGCAGGAGAACAGAGCATGACGCCCTTGCGCATCGCCCGCCTGCCGGCCTGCATGCTTGGCGCGGCGCTGAGCCTTGCGGGCTGCGTCAGCTCCTCGGGCTTGCTGCCCAGCGGCCAGGCCACCGACCCCGCCAGCCTGAAAGCCGGCACTACCCTCGATGGCACAACCCTGTCCCCCGCCGCCTGGCCCAGCCAGCGCTGGTGGACCAGCTTGGGCGATCCGCAACTGGACCACCTGATCGACGAAGCCCTGCGCGGCACGCCGGACCTGGACATCGCCAGCGCCCGCGCGCGCCAGGCCATCGCCGCCGCCCAGGCGCAGGACGCCGACCGCCTGCCCAGCGTGAAGGGCACCGCCAGCTACGCCGGCATCCGCGCCCCCGAAAGCGTGCTTCCCGCCCCGATGGGGGGGCGTTATTCGGCAGTGAAGTACCTGTCGCTGAGCTTCAGCTATGACCTGGACCTGTGGGGCGGCAAGCGCGCCGCCTGGGAAGCGGCCCTGGGTCAGGCCAACGCCGCCGAAGTCGACCGCCAGGCCGCGTCGATCACACTCTCCACCAACGTCGCCCGCGCCTACAGCAACCTGGCCCACGCCTTCGTCGTCCGCGACCTGGCCCGTGACGAGCTGGAGCGCTCGCAGCACCTCTACCAGCTCAGCCAGAAGCGCATGGATGCCGGCCTGGACAGCAAAGTCCAGTTGCAGCAGACGCAGACCCAGGTCGCCAGCGCCAAGCAGCAACTGGCCGCTGCGGAACAGGAAATCGCCAGCGACCGCATCGCCCTGGCCGTGCTGCTGGGCCAGGGCCCGGACCGCGGGCAGAGCCTGCAGCGCCCGCAGGTACTAAAGCCTGGCGCTCTGGCGCTGCCCTCGAACCTGCCTGCCGAACTGCTCGGGCGCCGCCCGGACATCGTCGCCGCGCGCTGGCGCGTCGAGGCGAGCGCCAAGGACATCCAGTCGGCCAAGACCGAGTTCTATCCGAACCTCAACCTGGGGGCGATGGTCGGCCTGGCCGCGATGCATACCGAGGACGTGCTGAAGGCGCCGAGCCGCTTCTTCCAGATCGCCCCGGCGATTTCCCTGCCGATTTTCGACGGCGGCCGCCTGCGCGCGAACCTCGCCGGGAAAGACGCCGACTATGACCTGGCCGTCGCCCAGTACAACAAGACCCTGGTCAACGCCCTCGGCGAAGTCACCGACGACCTCGGCCGGCTGCGCTCGCTGGAGCAGCAGATCGACGACCAGCGCGAGGCCAGGGACATTGCCAAGTCCAACTTCGACCTGGCCATGCGCCGCTACGGCGAAGGCGTCGGCAACTACCTGGATGCCCTCAGCGTGCAGCAGCAGTTGCTGGTGGCCGAGCGCCAACTGGCCAATCTGGACGCCCAGCGCATCGATCTCTCGGTCCAGCTCGTCCAGGCCCTGGGCGGCGGCTACCAGCCCGATACCACCTCCACTCCCGCCCCGCTCGCCCAGGCGAACGAGGCCGCCGCGCATTGAACGAGGCACCCGACATGAGCACCCCCACTCAAGAAATCCCGAACGGCAATCCCAAGCGCAAGCGCTGGCTGCTGATCCTGCTCGCCGTCGTCGTACTGGCCGGCCTTGCCAGCGTGGTCTGGCAGATCATTTACGGCCGCTGGCACGAAGACACCGAAGACGCCTATGTGAACGGCAACGTCGTACAGATCACCCCGCAGATCACCGGCACCGTGGTCAGCATCGGCGCCGATGACGGCGACCTGGTGCAGAAAGGCCAGGTACTGGTGAAGTTCGACCCGAGCGACGCCGACATCGCCCTGCAGCAGGCCGAAGCCAACCTCGCGCGCACCGTGCGTCAGGTTCGCGGTCTGTTCAGCAACGTCGACGGCTACAAGGCCGACGTGGCGGCGAAGAAGGTCGCCCTGGCCAAGGCCGAAGCGGACTTCAAGCGCCGGCAGAATCTCGCCAACGACGGCGCCATTTCCCAGGAGGAACTGGCCCACGCCCGCGACGCCCTGGACACCGCGCGCAGCTCGCTGACCAGCGCCGAACAACAGCTGGACACCAACCGCGCGCTGATCGACGACACCGTTATCGCCTCCCATCCGGACGTCAAGGCCGCGGCCGCCAAGCTGCGCCAGGCCTACCTGGACGACGCCCGCGCGGTGATCATCGCGCCGGTCACCGGCTACGTTGCCAAGCGCACCGTGCAGGTCGGCCAGCGCGTGCAGCCGGGCGCCGCGCTGATGGCGGTGATTCCCCTGGACCAGGTGTGGATCGACGCCAACTTCAAGGAAACCCAGCTCAAGCACATGCGCATCGGCCAACCGGTGGAAATTCGCTCCGACCTCTATGGCAGCGAAGTGAAGTACTCCGGCACCGTCGACAGCCTCGGCGTCGGCACCGGCAGCGCCTTCTCCCTGCTGCCGGCGCAGAACGCCACCGGCAACTGGATCAAGATCGTCCAGCGCGTACCCGTGCGCATCCGCATCAGCCCGGACGAGCTGGCCAAGCACCCACTGCGCATCGGCCTGTCGATGAGCGTCAACGTCAACCTGCACGACCAGAGCGGCCCAGCCCTGGCCCAGCAGTCACCGCGCGAAGCGCTGTTCTCCACCGACGTCTATCAGCAGCAGCTGGCCTCCGCCGACCAACTGATCGAACAGCTGATCCACGCCAACCTGGCCGACGCCACCCACCGCACCGCGCAGCGCTGATGCCCCCGACGCCATGAGCCAGAACAGCAGCTTCTCCCCGCCCAGCCTGGTGATGGCCACCATCGGCCTGTCGCTGGCGACCTTCATGCAGGTGCTGGACACCACGATCGCCAACGTGGCGCTGCCGACCATCTCCGGCAACCTGGGCGTCAGCTCCGAACAGGGCACCTGGGTGATCACCTCCTTCGCGGTGAGCAACGCCATCGCCCTGCCGCTGACCGGTTGGCTCAGCCGGAAAGTCGGGGAGGTACGGCTGTTCATCGCCGCCACCCTGCTGTTCGTGATCGCCTCCTTCCTTTGCGGCGTTGCACAGCAGATGGGCATGCTGGTGGGCTTTCGCGCCCTGCAGGGCTTCGTCGCCGGGCCGCTCTACCCGATCACCCAGACCCTGCTGATCTCCATCTACCCTCCCGCCAAACGCGGGATGGCACTGGCGCTACTGGCCATGGTGACGGTGGTCGCGCCCATCGCCGGACCGATCCTCGGCGGCTGGATCACCGACAGCTACAGCTGGCCGTGGATCTTCTTCATCAACGTGCCCATCGGCCTGTTCGCCGCCATGGTGGTTTACCAGCAGCTACGCGAGCGACCGGTAGTGATCAAGCACGCACCAATGGACTACATGGGGCTGGCGATGCTGGTGCTGGGCGTCGGCGCCCTGCAGATCGTGCTCGACAAGGGCAATGATCTGGACTGGTTCGAGTCCAACTTCATCATCGGCGGCACGGTGGTCGCGGTGATCGCCCTGGCCGTGTTCGTGATCTGGGAGCTGACCGACCGTCACCCGATCGTCAATCTGCGACTGTTCGTGCACCGCAACTTCACCGTCGGAACCCTGGCCCTGGTCGGCGGCTACGCCGGCTTCTTCGGCATGGGCCTGCTGCTGCCGCTGTGGCTGCAGACGCAGATGGGCTACACCGCCACCTGGGCGGGCCTGGCGGCGGCGCCGATCGGCGTCCTGCCGATCTTCCTGTCACCGGTCGTCGGACGCTACGCACAGAGCTTCGACCTGCGCGTGGTCGCCGGCCTGGCCTTCCTGACGATGGCCGCGACCTGCTTCATGCGCGCCAACTTCACCACCGAAGTCGATTACACCCACGTCGCCCTGGTGCAGATGTTCATGGGCTTCGGCGTGGCATTCTTCTTCATGCCGATCCTCAGCATCCTGCTCTCGGACCTGCCGCCGGACCAGATCGCCGACGGCTCGGGCCTGGCCACCTTCCTGCGCACCCTGGCCGGCAGCTTCGCCGCCTCCCTGACCACCTGGCTGTGGAACCGCCGCGCCACCATGCACCACGCCTACCTGACCGAAAACCTCAGCCCATACGATCCGGCTACCCAAGCGACCGTCGATCAGCTCGGCGGCCCCGGCCAACACAGCGCCGCCCTGCTGGAGCGCATGGTGGAAAGCCAGGCCTACATGATCTCCACCATCGACTACTTCACCCTGCTGGGCTGGCTGTTCCTCGCCATGCTGGTGGTCATCTGCCTGGCCAAGCCGCCCTTCGGCGCCAAACCCGGTGCGGCTACGGCGGGCGGGCACTGATCAGGCACTGCATCACACTGCAAAATCAGTGGTTTACACCCCAGTCGGCGCCGCTATAATGGCGGCCCTCCTTGCCGGTATAGCTCAGCTGGTAGAGCAACTGACTTGTAATCAGTAGGTCCCGGGTTCGATTCCTGGTGCCGGCACCATGATTGCCAAACACAAAGGCCCACCTCTGGTGGGCCTTTGTGTTTCTGGGGCACTGCAGAGAAATCTTTAGACGAATGGCGCACTGCCCCAGGAACCTTCAGGCTCGCACCGAATCTACAGGCTCTTTATCTGAACCTGCCGCTGCCGCCCGATAATGGTGAAAACCGGAGCAACGACATAGGTTTACTGAGAAGGCTGCATGAATATAATACGTCCTCTTCTGCCAAACCCTGCCGCGATCAGGTCGAGGCTCAGCAGCACTGGCGCCATCCCGCGCACCAGCAGGCCAACTTGTAACATGCGGATGGAACCGCTAGGGGCACAGCAGTGATCGCCAAGAGCGCGATTGAGGCACAGGATCAGTACAAGGCTCTAGGCGCCCGTGATACGCGGGTCGCCATCCTGTTGTCGACCTATAACGGCGCCGCGTTTCTCCGGGAACAACTCGACTCGCTGATCGGGCAGACCTATGGCAACTGGGTCATCCATGCCTCCGATGACGGATCCAGTGATGAAACGCTCGAGATCCTGAGGACTTACCAGAAGGAGCTTGGTACAGATCGTCTTGTGATCTGGGAAGGACCACGTCGCGGGTTCTCCTCCAATTTCCTGTCCTTGCTCAAGCGCCCCTCTCTTGACGCTGCCTTCTTTGCTTATTGCGACCAGGATGATGTCTGGGCGCCCAATAAACTGGAGCAGGCGATGCTCTGGTGCCAACGCATACCCCAAAATCGGCCGGCTCTCTACTGCAGTCGTACGCAGTTGATCGATGAAGCTGGCCGACCGATCGGTCTGTCCCCCCTTTTCCGTGCTGCGCCAACGTTCCGCAATGCTTTGGTGCAGAGCATTGCCGGCGGCAACACCATGCTGTTCAACGTCGCAACGCGCAATCTCTTGATGAAGACCCGGGACAGCGACCCGATAATTTCCCATGACTGGTGGACCTATCTTGTCGTTTCTGGATGCGGTGGCATCATCGAGTACGACGCCAAGCCCAGCATCGGCTACCGCCAGCACGGAAAAAATCTGATTGGTTCTAACGCCAGTTTTACGGACCGCCTGAGACGACTGCGCAAGATGATGGCGGGCACGTTCAAAGCGTGGAACGACGCCAATCTCCGTGCCATGACGGCTATACAGCCTTGTCTGAATGACGACAGCCAACAAGCCTTAGTGCTTTTTGCTCAAGCTAGACAATCAAACCTTTTTAAACGAATGATTCTGATCCTGCGATCAGGAGTATATCGGCAGACACTGCTAGGCAATCTGGGCCTGATAGCTGCCGCCATTCTTCAGAGATTATGACCTGATGACCATTCTCGTAACCGGCAGCGCTGGCTTTATTGGTGCCAATTTTGTCCTGGACTGGCTGGCCGCACATGATGAGCCAGTCATTAGTCTCGACAAGCTGACATACGCAGGTAATAGAAAAAATCTGGCCAGCCTGGACGATGATGCTCGCCATCTATTCGTGCAAGGGGACATTGGTGATGATGCTTTGGTGTCTCGCCTACTGAACGAACACCAACCGCGAGCCATCATCAACTTCGCCGCCGAGTCCCACGTGGATCGATCGATCCATGGCCCGGAAGACTTCATTCAAACCAACATTGTCGGCACCTTCCGATTGCTGGAAAGCGTCCGCGCGCACTGGAGCAGTCTGCCCGCACAGCAACAGGCTGAGTTTCGCTTCTTACACGTTTCCACGGATGAGGTTTACGGGTCTCTGGCGCCACATGCCCATGCGTTCACCGAGACCCACAAATACGAGCCGAACAGTCCCTATTCCGCATCCAAGGCTGCTTCCGACCACCTGGTCCGCGCCTACCACCATACCTATGGCCTTCCGGTACTCACCACCAATTGTTCAAATAATTATGGGCCCTATCATTTTCCCGAAAAACTGATCCCCCTGAGCATTCACAACGCACTGAACGGGAAGCCGCTCCCCATTTACGGTGATGGCCAACAGATCCGCGACTGGCTGTACGTCAAGGATCACTGCAGCGCCATTCGCCGAGTACTCGAGGGCGGCAAGCCTGGTGAGACTTACAATGTTGGCGGTTGGAATGAAAAGGCCAATATCGACGTTGTCCATACCCTCTGCGACATTCTGGATCAAGAGCGCCCCCGCCTTGATGGCCAGAGCTACCGCACTCAGATTACTTTCGTGAAGGACCGTCCGGGCCATGATCGCCGCTATGCAATCGATGCTTCTCGACTTGAGCGTGAACTGGGTTGGAGACCTGCCGAAACCTTCGAAACCGGCATCCGTAAGACTGTTCACTGGTACCTGAATAACCAGGATTGGGTCAATAACGTCACCAGCGGTAGCTATCGGGAATGGGTAGGCAAGCAATACGCATGAATAAGATTGTTCTCCTGGGCGCTGATGGCCAGGTGGGTTGGGAACTCCAGCGCTCTCTGGCGCCACTTGGGCAACTGGTGGTCTGTAACCGACAGCGTGCAGACCTGAGCGACCTTGAAGGCCTAGACCGGCTTGTCCGCGATGAACGCCCGAACATTATCGTTAATGCGGGCGCATACACTGCGGTGGACAAGGCTGAAAGCGCTATCAACACAGCCCGCAGGGTCAATGCAGAAGCCGTCGCAACCCTGGCTAAGGCTGCGCGTGAGATCAACGCCTGGCTTGTGCACTACTCCACCGATTACGTTTTCGATGGCAGTGGCGACGCCCCATTCAGCGAGGACGCCACCACCGCTCCTCTGAGTGTCTACGGACTGACCAAGCTTGAAGGTGAAGAAGCCATCCGTGCAAGTGAATGCCATCACCTGATTTTCCGCACCAGCTGGGTATACGCCGCCCGAGGCGGAAATTTTGCCAAGACGATTCTCCGACTGGCGAAAGAGCGAGAAGAGCTGCGTGTGATAGCCGACCAGATCGGCGCGCCGACAAGTGCCGAACTAATCGCTGACGTCACCAGCCTAGTATTACATCGCACCCTCCAGGACCCCAGCCTTCATGATCGCGCTGCCGGCACCTATCACCTCGTCGCCGGTGGAGAAACAAGCTGGCATAGCTACGCGCAGTTCGTGATCAGCGAAGCTATACGGCTCGGGGTTCAACTCCGCACCACACCGGAAAAAGTTGCTCCCATCACCACCTGCGAATACCCCCTGCCAGCGAAGCGACCGGCAAACTCGCGCCTCAACAATGCCAAGCTGCAGAGCACTTTCGACATCCTGCTTCCCGATTGGGAGTATCACGTTCAGCGCATGATCCGAGAATTGGCGGACCAGGGCTCTATATGAAACGTAAAGGAATCATTCTCGCCGGCGGGTCCGGCACACGGCTACACCCGGCAACCCTGGCTATTTCCAAGCAGTTGCTGCCTGTCTACGACAAGCCGATGATCTACTACCCGCTAAGCACTTTGATGCTGGCAGGCATCCGCGACATCCTGATCATTTCCACTCCGCAAGATACCCCGCGCTTCCAGCAATTGCTCGGCAACGGCAACCAGTGGGGCTTGAACCTGCAATATGCAGTGCAGCCTTCACCAGATGGACTGGCGCAAGCATTCCTGATTGGAGCAGAGTTCATTGGCAATGATCCATGTGCACTGGTACTGGGCGATAACATCTATCACGGCCATGACTTCCAAGAGCTGCTGCTGAACGCAATGCAGCGCAGTATAGGTGCCAGCGTATTTGCCTATCACGTGCTTGATCCGGAACGCTATGGCGTGGTCGAGTTTGATGAAAAAGGCAAAGCCATCAGCCTAGAAGAAAAACCCGCCAAGCCAAAGTCAAACTATGCCGTAACCGGTCTCTACTTCTACGACAATCGGGTAATTGAGATCGCCAAGAGTATCAAGCCATCCGCACGTGGAGAGCTTGAGATTACTGACATCAACAAAACTTACCTTGAACTGAATGAATTGTCTGTTGAAATCATGGGCCGTGGTTATGCTTGGCTAGACACTGGTACTCACGACTCTCTATTGGAAGCCAGCCACTTCATTGCAACCCTGGAGAACAGGCAGGGACTCAAGGTCGCCTGTCCGGAAGAGATTGCATATAGACAGAAATGGATTGACGCTGAAGCCCTGCTTTCGCTAGCTGAGCCACTATCCAAGAATGGCTACGGCCAATATCTGAAACGCCTTCTAGTCGAGACTGTCTACTGATGAAATCTATCCGCCTAGCCATTCCTGACGTAGTGCTGTTGACACCAAATATCTTCGGTGATGATCGTGGCTTTTTCTATGAGAGCTTCAATCACAAGAAATTCGAAGAGATCATCGGTCGCTCCGTGGAGTTTGTGCAGGACAATCACTCCTGTTCCTCCTGTGGAGTACTCCGGGGATTGCACTATCAGGTCAACACACCTCAAGGGAAACTCGTCCGCGTCACATGCGGAGAGGTTTTTGACGTCGCGGTAGATCTGCGCAGAAGTTCAGAAACCTTTGGCAAATGGGTTGGCGCTATTTTGAGCGCAGAAAATAAGCAGCAGCTGTGGATCCCAGAAGGATTTGCCCACGGATTCCTCGTCCTCTCGGATGTCGCTGAGTTCCTTTACAAGACAACGGACTACTACTCCCCTTCCGATGAACGCTGCATCAGCTGGCGCGACAAGGACTTAGGGATCGAATGGCCGCACCTAGCAGATGTCGGAGAACCCACCCTTTCTGCAAAGGACGCAGCGGGCCTTAACTTCAAACTTGCGGAGACTTATCCGTGAGCAGACGCACACCCTCCAGCCCACTCTCTCTCCTCATCAGCGTGAAGAATAATTTCCAGATAATCACGCAAATGACAAAGCGTGACGTGATAGGCCGATACAAAGGATCGGTCATGGGAATTCTCTGGTCATTTCTCAACCCCCTTTTTATGCTTGCCGTATACACTTTCGTATTCTCGGTTGTATTCAAAGCTCGCTGGGGAAATTCTGCTACTGAAAGCAAAGGGGACTTTGCGATTATCCTGTTCGCCGGGATGATTGTACACGGTCTATTTGCCGAGGCTCTCAACCGAGCCCCAGGGCTTATTCTAGGAAATGCCAACTATGTAAAGAAGGTTATTTTCCCTCTTGAAATTCTTCCAATAGTAGCTGTGGGTGCCGCTCTCTTTCATGGCCTGATCAGCCTGCTAGTTCTTACTGCTGCGATTCTTGTACTCGGGAAGCCTCTACACTGGACAGTTTTAATAACACCTCTCGTGCTTCTCCCCCTTCTTATATTTACCCTTGGCTTGACTTGGTTCATTGCATCACTCGGCGTCTACCTCAGAGATGTTGGGCAGACAGTCGGAATTATTACGACCATCATGCTTTTCCTTTCTCCCGTATTCTTCCCTATAAGCGCGCTGCCTGAAAATATGCAGCCGATGATGATGGCCAATCCTCTAACATTCATCATCGAGCAGGTTCGCCAAGTATTGATCTGGGGTAATATTCCTGACTGGCCGGGCTTAGCATTTTACCTGCTGATATCCTGCTTAGTTGCATGGCTGGGTTACGCGTGGTTCCAGAAGACTCGTAGAGGTTTCGCCGATGTCCTCTAATAATGAAATCACAATCAACGCCGAAGGCCTTTCGAAGTGTTTTCATATTTACAACCGTCCTCGGGACAGGCTCAAGCAGGCGATCATCCCTAAGCTGCAGAAGTTGCATGGCAGCAAACCCAAGAACTACGCTCAGGAATTCTGGGCACTCAGTAATGTTTCATTCCAACTTCGCAAAGGCGAAGCGATCGGAATCATTGGGCGAAATGGGGCTGGCAAATCCACACTTCTTCAACTGTTGTGCGGAACACTATCTCCTACTCACGGCAACGTTGAAGTAAATGGTCGAGTAGCAGCACTGCTTGAGCTCGGCTCTGGTTTCAACCCAGAGTTCTCCGGGCGCGAAAACGTCTACATGAATGCCATGCTCCTTGGCCTAACCAAAGAGCAAGTTGATGCTCGCTTCGAACAAATAGAAGCCTTCGCTGAAATTGGACAGTTCATTGATCAGCCGGTCAAGAACTACTCTAGCGGTATGTTTGTGAGACTGGCCTTTGCAGTAGTTGCACACGTCGATGCGGATGTTTTGATCATCGACGAGGCACTTGCAGTAGGCGATGCACTTTTCACACAAAAATGCATGCGCTTTATTCGAAAATTCCGAGAGAACCATACTCTCCTCTTTGTTAGTCACGACATCTCGTCGGTAATGAACCTCTGCGACAAGGCAATCTGGCTGGAAAAAGGCGAACTTGTCGCATACGGCCCATCCAAAGAAGTATGCGAGAAGTATGTCAACAGCCTTCTCCAGGCTCAAGCCATAGACGAGAGCAACTCGACTTCGATTCTTCCAAAGGAAAGAATCGATCGCGTCAAAGCAAATTCTCTCCAATGGAGAGATCAGCGAAGTGACTTCATAAATTCCAGCAATCTACGAAATGACCTTGAGATATTCAAGTTCAGCCCATCGGACAAAGATTACTCGACACAAGACACCACAATAACCGACGTCAAATTTCTTGACAGCAGCGGCCACCCACTTACCTGGTCCGTCGGCGGTGAAAAAGTATGCTTGCGCATAGAAGTTGAAACCAAGAGACAAATTCCAAAACCAATTATCGGCTTCTCTGTAAAAGACCGACTGGGCCAATCACTTTTTGGCGACAACACATATCTAAGCTTTCGAGAAAATGACTGCTCGATAAGTAAAAACAGCACTTTCACGGGTGAGTTCGAATTCTTCATGCCCTGGCTACCCACTGGAGACTATACGATTCAAGTTGCGGTCGCCAATGGCACACAGGAAAACCACAGCCAACTCCACTGGATTCACGACGCCATACTATTCAAGTCGCATCACAACCCAGTGTCTACTGGCTTGATCGGAATCCCGATGACAGATATTCGGCTTTACGAATCGTAAATTATTGCCTATATGGCCTGAGCACCCCATGCATCAATCTGCAATGTTTTATGGAAAGACTTTCTTTCAAACTTACGCCAATACGCAGGGGAAGACCGTATTAGATATTGGCTCGCAAAATGTCAACGGCTCCCTGAGAGATGTATGCCCGAAAGGACTAAAATATATTGGTGTCGACTTTGTAGCGGGCGACGGAGTGGACATAATACTGGAAGATCCGTATGCACTTCCATTTGAAAACAACAGCGTAGACTATGTAGTTTGCAGCTCCTGCTTCGAGCATTCAGATTTCTTCTGGTTAGTATTTCTGGAGATTCTCCGAGTACTAAAGCCGGATGGTATTTTTTATCTGAACGTACCCAGCAATGGATTCATCCACCGCTGGCCAGCAGATAGCTGGCGCTTCTACCCGGATGCGGGACACTCCCTTGTTAAATGGGGAGAGCGCAATGGATATACACCTGCTTTACTCGAGTCTTTTATTGGTACCCACTCTTCCGGTTGGATATCCGAAGGCGGCATGTGGAATGACTTCGTCGCCATCATATTGAAAGACAAGAAACACCAAGACCAAAACTCGCCAAGGATGCTGGATTCATTGGAAGATATTCGCAACGGCTACAGGCTTGACAGGGACGACGAGATCAACCCCCATGAGCTGAGCGCTGACTTCCAACTGCTAAGCGAGCAGGCCGAACTGCTTGCTAAACAGCATGCAGATGTTTCTACCTATATCGAGAGGATCGGACTGCTTGATGCGGAAATCAGCAGTAGGGACGAAAAAATCTTGTTGCTTAATCAAGATATCGATTCGCTGAAATGCAAGATCGCAGATCAGGAAGGCGCACTCCGTCATGAGCGCGAGGCCTCGGCGGCTCTACGCCAACTCATGGAGGAAAAGACCCATACCATCAACTCGATTCTAAACAGCCGCTCATGGCGCATAGCGTCGCCGCTGCGAGTGACAGCTAATCTTCTGCGAAGAATCTCAACCCCTACCGCTCGGATAAACCTGCCATCACGGATAGCCATGGCAATCTGTGCACTTCCGGCAACCTACTTCATGTTTTCTGGGGCCCAAGCATGGATAAAATCTGCAAAACACTTGCCCCTGTCACTCAGAGCAGTACTTGCCAATCCACACATGATCAAAACGCGTCTAGTGGCTGCTCCGCGCCCAATTCGTCTTTTGACCTCTTTTGGCATCACGCTTGCACTTAAAATCCAAGCGAATCACGGTCTATTACCTCTGCTTCGGAAGGGATATCACCTGCTCTCATCGGAAGGTCTCCGCGGCATCTACGCACGTCTTCACAATGAAGCGCCGTCCGAAGACTTTGTGACCTCTTCCAATCCGCCTAATTACCGTAAGATCTTGGTAGCGGACTACCGGATTCCTCGTGCCGAT of the Pseudomonas sp. PSE14 genome contains:
- the rfbB gene encoding dTDP-glucose 4,6-dehydratase, yielding MTILVTGSAGFIGANFVLDWLAAHDEPVISLDKLTYAGNRKNLASLDDDARHLFVQGDIGDDALVSRLLNEHQPRAIINFAAESHVDRSIHGPEDFIQTNIVGTFRLLESVRAHWSSLPAQQQAEFRFLHVSTDEVYGSLAPHAHAFTETHKYEPNSPYSASKAASDHLVRAYHHTYGLPVLTTNCSNNYGPYHFPEKLIPLSIHNALNGKPLPIYGDGQQIRDWLYVKDHCSAIRRVLEGGKPGETYNVGGWNEKANIDVVHTLCDILDQERPRLDGQSYRTQITFVKDRPGHDRRYAIDASRLERELGWRPAETFETGIRKTVHWYLNNQDWVNNVTSGSYREWVGKQYA
- the rfbD gene encoding dTDP-4-dehydrorhamnose reductase, whose protein sequence is MNKIVLLGADGQVGWELQRSLAPLGQLVVCNRQRADLSDLEGLDRLVRDERPNIIVNAGAYTAVDKAESAINTARRVNAEAVATLAKAAREINAWLVHYSTDYVFDGSGDAPFSEDATTAPLSVYGLTKLEGEEAIRASECHHLIFRTSWVYAARGGNFAKTILRLAKEREELRVIADQIGAPTSAELIADVTSLVLHRTLQDPSLHDRAAGTYHLVAGGETSWHSYAQFVISEAIRLGVQLRTTPEKVAPITTCEYPLPAKRPANSRLNNAKLQSTFDILLPDWEYHVQRMIRELADQGSI
- a CDS encoding DHA2 family efflux MFS transporter permease subunit translates to MSQNSSFSPPSLVMATIGLSLATFMQVLDTTIANVALPTISGNLGVSSEQGTWVITSFAVSNAIALPLTGWLSRKVGEVRLFIAATLLFVIASFLCGVAQQMGMLVGFRALQGFVAGPLYPITQTLLISIYPPAKRGMALALLAMVTVVAPIAGPILGGWITDSYSWPWIFFINVPIGLFAAMVVYQQLRERPVVIKHAPMDYMGLAMLVLGVGALQIVLDKGNDLDWFESNFIIGGTVVAVIALAVFVIWELTDRHPIVNLRLFVHRNFTVGTLALVGGYAGFFGMGLLLPLWLQTQMGYTATWAGLAAAPIGVLPIFLSPVVGRYAQSFDLRVVAGLAFLTMAATCFMRANFTTEVDYTHVALVQMFMGFGVAFFFMPILSILLSDLPPDQIADGSGLATFLRTLAGSFAASLTTWLWNRRATMHHAYLTENLSPYDPATQATVDQLGGPGQHSAALLERMVESQAYMISTIDYFTLLGWLFLAMLVVICLAKPPFGAKPGAATAGGH
- a CDS encoding efflux transporter outer membrane subunit, producing MTPLRIARLPACMLGAALSLAGCVSSSGLLPSGQATDPASLKAGTTLDGTTLSPAAWPSQRWWTSLGDPQLDHLIDEALRGTPDLDIASARARQAIAAAQAQDADRLPSVKGTASYAGIRAPESVLPAPMGGRYSAVKYLSLSFSYDLDLWGGKRAAWEAALGQANAAEVDRQAASITLSTNVARAYSNLAHAFVVRDLARDELERSQHLYQLSQKRMDAGLDSKVQLQQTQTQVASAKQQLAAAEQEIASDRIALAVLLGQGPDRGQSLQRPQVLKPGALALPSNLPAELLGRRPDIVAARWRVEASAKDIQSAKTEFYPNLNLGAMVGLAAMHTEDVLKAPSRFFQIAPAISLPIFDGGRLRANLAGKDADYDLAVAQYNKTLVNALGEVTDDLGRLRSLEQQIDDQREARDIAKSNFDLAMRRYGEGVGNYLDALSVQQQLLVAERQLANLDAQRIDLSVQLVQALGGGYQPDTTSTPAPLAQANEAAAH
- a CDS encoding MarR family transcriptional regulator, which codes for MNHYDVADFPFKGSIGHLLGASALLKDRLLDKHLAHLDITAAQFKVLFFIGHDRANTPAELCRELSIDSGSMTRMLDRLARKDLLVRQPCQNDRRSVRLHLSAAGQAVHAQSPQIAAAAMNELVGSLSREELHTLTSLLDKILHAHGVLPIDRAQENRA
- a CDS encoding glycosyltransferase family 2 protein; this encodes MIAKSAIEAQDQYKALGARDTRVAILLSTYNGAAFLREQLDSLIGQTYGNWVIHASDDGSSDETLEILRTYQKELGTDRLVIWEGPRRGFSSNFLSLLKRPSLDAAFFAYCDQDDVWAPNKLEQAMLWCQRIPQNRPALYCSRTQLIDEAGRPIGLSPLFRAAPTFRNALVQSIAGGNTMLFNVATRNLLMKTRDSDPIISHDWWTYLVVSGCGGIIEYDAKPSIGYRQHGKNLIGSNASFTDRLRRLRKMMAGTFKAWNDANLRAMTAIQPCLNDDSQQALVLFAQARQSNLFKRMILILRSGVYRQTLLGNLGLIAAAILQRL
- a CDS encoding efflux RND transporter periplasmic adaptor subunit produces the protein MSTPTQEIPNGNPKRKRWLLILLAVVVLAGLASVVWQIIYGRWHEDTEDAYVNGNVVQITPQITGTVVSIGADDGDLVQKGQVLVKFDPSDADIALQQAEANLARTVRQVRGLFSNVDGYKADVAAKKVALAKAEADFKRRQNLANDGAISQEELAHARDALDTARSSLTSAEQQLDTNRALIDDTVIASHPDVKAAAAKLRQAYLDDARAVIIAPVTGYVAKRTVQVGQRVQPGAALMAVIPLDQVWIDANFKETQLKHMRIGQPVEIRSDLYGSEVKYSGTVDSLGVGTGSAFSLLPAQNATGNWIKIVQRVPVRIRISPDELAKHPLRIGLSMSVNVNLHDQSGPALAQQSPREALFSTDVYQQQLASADQLIEQLIHANLADATHRTAQR